A portion of the Rubritalea squalenifaciens DSM 18772 genome contains these proteins:
- a CDS encoding DUF3465 domain-containing protein: MKAFLVTAAIVGASALFYLNPELDLASVSSPSRDSHHIVEAYENHTSGKQVAGVGKVTRILSDDLKGSRHQRFILKLEGGHTLLISHNIDLAPRINSLKIGDEIEFYGVYEWNSKGGVVHWTHDDPKGRHINGWLKKNGKIYQ, from the coding sequence ATGAAAGCCTTCCTTGTCACTGCAGCCATTGTTGGAGCATCTGCCCTCTTCTACTTGAATCCCGAGCTGGATCTCGCCTCGGTATCCAGTCCCAGCAGGGACAGCCACCACATCGTAGAAGCCTATGAGAACCACACCAGTGGCAAGCAGGTAGCGGGTGTGGGAAAAGTCACCCGTATCCTGAGTGATGATCTCAAAGGCAGCAGACACCAGCGCTTCATTCTCAAACTAGAGGGCGGTCACACTTTGCTGATCTCCCACAATATCGACCTGGCTCCTCGCATCAACTCTCTCAAGATCGGTGACGAGATAGAATTCTACGGTGTCTATGAGTGGAATAGCAAAGGAGGTGTCGTGCACTGGACCCATGATGACCCCAAGGGCAGACACATCAACGGATGGCTCAAGAAGAACGGCAAAATCTACCAATAG